A part of Larkinella insperata genomic DNA contains:
- a CDS encoding zinc-dependent alcohol dehydrogenase, with product MKAAVFHKVGDIRVETIDDPKIEHGRDAIVRVTSTAICGSDLHIYDGFIPQLNNEVLGHEFMGIVEEVGSGVSRLKKGDRVIVPFTVACGSCYFCQHGFQMHCENSNPEHYGPDGGLLTEKGGGLFGYTDLYGGYNGGQAEYVRVPYADYGLRQVPEQLTDEQVLFLTDIFPTGWSAIEWGELKGGETVAIFGSGPVGLMAQKAAWLQGASRVIAVDPLNYRLERAKRVNKVETINPNEVDAVEAIRQMTGGRGADVCVDAVGMEAERSFLEKAKAVINLEKGTPKVMELCFQAVRRGGIVPVVGVYGSPYDNFPIHRIFDKGITMRFGQSFVHERIDMLLDLVVQGKVVLDDIISHTLPLSEASRAYDIFKKKEDDCTKVVLKP from the coding sequence ATGAAAGCAGCGGTGTTTCACAAAGTTGGCGACATTCGTGTCGAAACCATCGACGACCCTAAAATTGAACATGGCCGCGACGCCATCGTCCGGGTTACCTCTACGGCTATCTGCGGCTCGGATCTGCATATTTATGACGGGTTTATTCCGCAACTGAACAACGAAGTCCTGGGCCATGAATTCATGGGTATCGTCGAAGAAGTCGGGTCGGGGGTGAGTCGCCTGAAGAAAGGCGACCGGGTGATTGTGCCCTTTACCGTTGCCTGTGGCTCCTGTTACTTCTGCCAGCACGGCTTTCAGATGCACTGCGAAAATTCCAACCCCGAACACTACGGTCCCGACGGCGGACTGCTCACCGAAAAAGGGGGCGGTTTGTTTGGGTACACCGATCTGTACGGCGGCTACAATGGCGGACAGGCGGAATACGTGCGGGTGCCTTACGCCGACTACGGGTTGCGCCAGGTGCCCGAGCAGCTCACCGACGAGCAGGTGTTGTTCCTGACCGATATTTTTCCAACCGGCTGGAGCGCCATTGAGTGGGGCGAGTTGAAAGGCGGGGAAACGGTGGCTATTTTCGGTTCGGGTCCGGTGGGGCTGATGGCCCAGAAAGCCGCCTGGTTGCAGGGTGCCAGCCGGGTTATTGCCGTCGATCCATTGAATTACCGACTGGAACGGGCCAAGCGGGTCAACAAGGTGGAAACAATCAATCCGAATGAGGTGGATGCCGTTGAAGCCATTCGGCAAATGACCGGGGGCCGGGGCGCAGATGTCTGCGTGGATGCGGTGGGAATGGAGGCTGAGCGGAGTTTTCTGGAAAAAGCCAAAGCCGTTATAAACCTGGAAAAAGGTACGCCGAAAGTCATGGAGCTTTGTTTTCAGGCCGTACGCCGGGGCGGTATTGTACCGGTCGTGGGTGTGTACGGGAGCCCGTACGACAACTTCCCGATTCACCGCATCTTCGACAAGGGTATCACCATGCGGTTCGGGCAATCGTTTGTCCATGAACGAATCGACATGCTGCTGGATCTGGTAGTGCAGGGGAAAGTGGTGCTGGACGATATTATTTCGCACACCCTGCCGCTATCGGAAGCCTCGCGCGCCTACGATATTTTCAAAAAGAAGGAAGACGATTGCACCAAGGTGGTGCTCAAGCCGTAA
- a CDS encoding FtsX-like permease family protein produces the protein MKEPHQNPPTPPAWADRLLSAVCPPYLQEELLGDLHEQFADQVAEYGPTKARRLYVVEVFKFCRPYFLKRRASSRSGSLTQPGWKPGVSSNDSQPFFLHPDMLRNYLKIAFRSLWKSRGYAAINVVGLSVAFCVCTFLFLTAYLQMTYDSFHKDGSRIFQPYFFANDPEKTVRKGDMPLPLTPALKADYPEVEAAARILSGRKSLVQVNGKYFDKLVLHTDADFFNIFSFALLKGNRDLALRSLSNIVLSENMALTVFGTTDVIGKSVLVGSASEQKPYMVSGILEDAPNNSSIQYDALMRIENTAHYQNDKDNWSNHSHRVFIKLAPQVDQATFESRLKPFAQKYFPGTLADLKKKGARPDPAGDLFAVRLQKLSSVHFDREISGSRGTPIAIVYTLLGIGLFILLIACINFINLSIARSFTRAREVGVRKSLGALKNQLFLQIWGESTVICFIGFGTGLLLAYLLLPQFNATFDARLKLDTMIQPGFIGLFLGLFLLVTLAAGGYPAWQMAKFNAVEVLKGKLSMKRPGVLRNSLIVTQFAMACLLACCTLIAAQQVDFLRSRPLGFEKEQVISIPVGSQVDGRQVLGRLRNKLAADPSVLALTGTNVNIGRGIDRVSSRSVVGFTCKGKDVLTDWLLVDYDYLKTLGMKVLAGRDFDRAYSTDSVNRVIVTESMAKMLGVSNPVGQLLGDDTDSSDAKSQIIGVIPDFHLYSLADESRPITMHLSYSEPIHYIFVRVAPQTLAGSMEKLKNVWREIAPQSEFIASFLDENVDAWYQNEERLAQICSLASGIAILLSCLGLFAVALMMIEQRTKEIGIRKVMGASVGSIIVVLSRDFVKLVVVALLIAIPLAWFLMNTWLDNYRERIQISFWLFAGVGLAAILIALVTVSFQTIKAALVNPVRSLRSE, from the coding sequence ATGAAAGAGCCGCATCAAAATCCTCCGACGCCCCCGGCCTGGGCCGATCGCCTGCTGAGTGCGGTGTGCCCGCCGTATTTGCAGGAAGAACTGCTGGGCGATCTGCACGAGCAATTTGCCGACCAGGTGGCCGAGTATGGCCCGACGAAAGCGCGTCGGCTTTACGTGGTGGAAGTATTTAAATTCTGCCGCCCTTACTTCCTGAAACGCCGGGCTTCCAGCCGGTCTGGAAGCTTGACCCAGCCCGGCTGGAAGCCCGGCGTTTCTTCGAACGATTCTCAACCCTTTTTTCTGCATCCGGACATGCTTCGTAACTACCTCAAAATCGCCTTCCGTAGCCTTTGGAAAAGCCGGGGGTATGCCGCCATCAATGTAGTTGGCCTCTCCGTGGCCTTCTGCGTCTGCACATTTCTGTTCCTGACGGCTTACCTCCAAATGACCTACGATTCGTTTCATAAAGACGGCAGCCGCATTTTTCAGCCTTATTTTTTCGCGAATGATCCGGAAAAAACCGTTCGCAAAGGAGATATGCCCCTTCCGTTGACGCCGGCGTTGAAGGCCGACTACCCCGAGGTGGAGGCCGCTGCCCGGATTCTGTCGGGTCGGAAGAGCCTGGTGCAGGTAAACGGGAAATACTTTGACAAACTGGTGCTGCACACCGATGCGGACTTTTTCAACATTTTTTCGTTTGCCCTGCTCAAAGGCAACCGGGATCTGGCGCTGCGCAGCCTGAGCAATATCGTCCTCAGCGAGAACATGGCCCTGACGGTATTTGGCACCACCGACGTTATCGGAAAATCCGTGCTGGTTGGCAGTGCCAGCGAACAGAAACCGTACATGGTGAGCGGTATCCTGGAAGATGCTCCCAACAACTCGTCGATTCAGTACGACGCGCTGATGCGGATTGAAAACACCGCTCATTACCAAAACGACAAAGACAACTGGAGCAATCATTCGCACCGGGTGTTTATCAAATTGGCGCCCCAGGTTGATCAGGCTACGTTTGAGAGCCGCCTAAAACCGTTTGCCCAAAAGTATTTTCCGGGAACGTTGGCCGATCTCAAAAAGAAGGGTGCCCGGCCCGATCCGGCGGGCGATCTTTTTGCGGTGCGGTTGCAAAAACTGTCAAGCGTTCATTTCGACCGGGAAATTTCCGGCAGCCGGGGTACGCCGATCGCCATCGTTTATACGTTGTTGGGCATTGGCCTGTTCATTCTGCTGATTGCCTGCATCAATTTCATCAATCTGAGCATCGCCCGCTCGTTCACCCGCGCTCGGGAAGTGGGCGTCCGCAAGTCGCTGGGCGCGCTCAAAAATCAGCTTTTCCTCCAGATCTGGGGTGAATCGACGGTGATCTGCTTCATCGGTTTTGGCACCGGTCTGCTGCTGGCTTATCTGTTGCTGCCCCAGTTTAATGCCACCTTCGACGCCCGTCTGAAACTTGACACCATGATCCAGCCGGGCTTTATCGGCCTGTTTCTGGGCTTATTTCTGCTGGTAACGCTGGCAGCGGGCGGTTATCCGGCCTGGCAAATGGCGAAGTTCAATGCCGTGGAGGTTTTGAAAGGCAAACTTTCGATGAAACGGCCCGGCGTTTTGCGTAATTCGCTGATCGTAACGCAGTTTGCGATGGCCTGTCTGCTGGCCTGCTGCACGCTGATTGCCGCGCAGCAGGTTGATTTTCTGCGCAGCCGGCCGCTCGGTTTTGAGAAAGAGCAGGTCATCAGCATTCCGGTGGGCAGCCAGGTAGACGGTCGGCAGGTGCTCGGCCGGCTCCGGAACAAGCTGGCAGCGGACCCGTCGGTGCTGGCCCTAACCGGCACGAACGTCAACATTGGCCGGGGTATAGACCGCGTCAGTTCACGGTCGGTTGTGGGTTTTACCTGCAAAGGAAAAGACGTCCTGACCGACTGGCTGCTGGTGGATTACGATTACCTCAAAACTCTTGGTATGAAAGTACTGGCCGGACGGGATTTCGACCGGGCGTATTCCACAGATTCGGTGAATCGGGTGATTGTCACGGAAAGCATGGCCAAAATGCTGGGCGTATCCAATCCGGTGGGCCAGTTGCTGGGCGATGATACCGACTCATCGGACGCCAAATCGCAGATTATCGGCGTCATTCCGGATTTTCATCTGTACTCGCTGGCGGACGAATCCCGGCCCATTACGATGCATCTTTCCTACTCGGAACCCATTCATTACATTTTCGTCCGCGTCGCTCCGCAAACCCTGGCGGGGTCGATGGAAAAGCTCAAAAACGTCTGGCGGGAAATTGCTCCACAGTCGGAGTTTATCGCTTCGTTTCTGGACGAGAACGTCGATGCCTGGTATCAAAACGAGGAGCGGCTGGCCCAGATTTGCAGCCTGGCTTCGGGCATTGCCATTTTGCTGTCCTGCCTGGGTCTGTTTGCCGTTGCCCTGATGATGATCGAACAGCGCACCAAAGAGATTGGCATCCGGAAAGTGATGGGTGCCAGCGTGGGCAGCATCATCGTGGTGCTTTCGCGCGATTTTGTCAAACTGGTGGTCGTGGCGTTGCTCATCGCCATTCCGCTGGCCTGGTTTTTAATGAACACCTGGCTGGACAACTACCGGGAGCGCATTCAAATCAGTTTCTGGCTTTTCGCCGGCGTTGGCCTGGCTGCCATCCTGATTGCCCTGGTTACGGTTAGCTTCCAGACTATCAAAGCTGCACTGGTCAACCCCGTGCGGAGCTTGCGGAGCGAATAA
- a CDS encoding PadR family transcriptional regulator: protein MGRPYLGEFEELVLLAVAVLDGSAYGVSIAAELKHRTDRSISLSGIHIALYRLEEKGFVSSTLGGATTARGGRRKRLFAITAAGKETLRDMRQIRNELWDAIPTPSWS from the coding sequence ATGGGCCGACCTTATCTGGGCGAGTTTGAAGAGCTGGTTTTGCTGGCCGTCGCGGTGCTGGACGGAAGCGCCTACGGAGTTAGCATAGCCGCCGAACTGAAGCATCGCACCGACCGCAGCATAAGCCTGAGCGGAATTCATATTGCCCTGTACCGCCTGGAAGAAAAAGGCTTCGTTTCCTCGACGCTCGGGGGAGCCACTACCGCCCGCGGAGGGCGCCGGAAGCGGTTATTTGCCATTACCGCGGCTGGCAAGGAAACGCTGCGCGACATGCGGCAGATTCGCAACGAACTCTGGGACGCCATTCCTACCCCAAGCTGGTCGTAA